GAACCGGCTGAAAGGTCTGATGAAGTCGATCGACGACAAGCAGTTCAAACAGCTGGTGGCAGCTCTGCCCTCGACCCCGGCAGGCCGGCGCGATCGGGTGCTGCTCGCGGTCATGTTCGACGGTGGCCTTCGCTGCGCCGAGGCTTGTGCGCTCCTGCCGAGCGATATCCAGTCCGCAGCCGAGAATGACTACTGGATTCGAGTACGCCACGGCAAGGGTGAAAAGAAGTCAGTCGATGGCGTAGCGCCGGCGGCGGGTATCGGCAAGGAGCGCTTCGTTTCGATCGACTTTCAGCTCTGGAGCCTGATCGAGGGCTGGATCGCAGATCCGGACCGACCAACCGTGAACGAGTCACCTGGAAAGGAAGGCGATGATCCCGGACGGCCTGCTTTCCTGTTTCCCGTTCTCCTCAATCGAGCGGCCAGCGGCAACCGTGGCGCTGCCTGGCGCGGCAGTCAACTCAGCACTCGCCAGGTTCGGAGCAAAATGAAGACCCTGTCCCAAAAGGCTGGGGTCTTCATTGAGACCCGCGATCCACAAAACCGGGCAAAGACCAAGAAGTCCTGGGTCTTCCCACATGCCCTGCGGCATTCCTA
This DNA window, taken from Thermoleophilia bacterium, encodes the following:
- a CDS encoding tyrosine-type recombinase/integrase, which codes for MKSIDDKQFKQLVAALPSTPAGRRDRVLLAVMFDGGLRCAEACALLPSDIQSAAENDYWIRVRHGKGEKKSVDGVAPAAGIGKERFVSIDFQLWSLIEGWIADPDRPTVNESPGKEGDDPGRPAFLFPVLLNRAASGNRGAAWRGSQLSTRQVRSKMKTLSQKAGVFIETRDPQNRAKTKKSWVFPHALRHSYAIRLIRGGALLPTVQEQLGHEHLTTTQRYLKFSDPERANQVRVALSLAREGDDLARQERLQQLDKEGFGLDVFERLPPAVRGTLAGAVKDLEVSELLARLGAGEST